AGGTGGTCTCCATCCATCCAGAAACTGCTGTCTGTTACATCGTAGACTTTGCCTTGGTAAGCAATCCATGCTGGTTTGCCGTTTCTTCCATCATTTTGCTGGAGTTCTTGGAGGGTTATCTTTTTTTGTTGCGCCAAAAAGTTCACTTCCTTGTTACTTGTTAAAGTTCGAGCGTGCCTTTAAAGGTTTAGCGCTTGCTGGC
This genomic interval from Candidatus Bathyarchaeota archaeon contains the following:
- a CDS encoding cytochrome B5 codes for the protein MNFLAQQKKITLQELQQNDGRNGKPAWIAYQGKVYDVTDSSFWMDGDHLGSHNAGKDLTNELELAPHGAENLARAKLVGELV